Proteins co-encoded in one Aspergillus flavus chromosome 2, complete sequence genomic window:
- a CDS encoding acid phosphatase, which translates to MHILVVNDDGPPSKRLSPYIRPFVNALQDAGHLVSVAIPAASRSWIGKAHLIEASLKATYVPPSAFRDDGTWDETADSADTETQPEWVVIRNGTPASCVQLGLFNLFQDRPPVDLVISGPNHGRNASTVYNLSSGTVGGALEAATCSKRAIAISFGSKDPQPDEIIRAAARHAVKVVNYLYEHWHADVELYNLNVPMREDVESRPVRWTEALPYYWPRGCMYGEVTADKKVNGHTETAVNGTSGSHFKEIDFTWAAELSEMKKTLQSSREGTDAHTVLNGDTSVTALRANFWHVPDLEGPINLDD; encoded by the exons ATGCATATCTTG GTGGTGAACGATGATGGACCGCCCTCGAAGCGTCTCTCGCCCTACATTCGCCCATTCGTCAACGCCCTCCAAGACGCAGGCCACCTGGTCTCCGTAGCCATTCCCGCCGCCTCGCGATCCTGGATCGGCAAAGCCCACCTGATAGAAGCCTCCCTGAAGGCAACCTACGTACCCCCCTCTGCCTTCCGGGACGACGGAACGTGGGATGAAACTGCCGACTCCGCAGACACCGAGACCCAGCCCGAATGGGTGGTCATCCGAAACGGCACCCCGGCCAGCTGCGTCCAATTGGGCCTgttcaacctcttccaggaTCGTCCCCCCGTCGATCTAGTCATCTCCGGCCCGAACCATGGTCGCAATGCCTCGACCGTATACAATCTCTCGTCTGGAACGGTCGGTGGCGCCCTCGAGGCGGCCACCTGCAGCAAGCGCGCCATCGCCATCTCCTTCGGAAGTAAAGATCCCCAGCCGGATGAGATTATCCGCGCAGCGGCGAGACATGCCGTGAAGGTTGTCAATTACCTGTACGAGCATTGGCATGCGGATGTTGAGCTATATAATCTGAACGTGCCGATGCGGGAGGACGTGGAGAGCAGACCTGTGCGCTGGACGGAGGCCTTGCCCTACTACTGGCCGCGGGGTTGTATGTATGGAGAAGTGACCGCGGACAAGAAGGTGAATGGACACACTGAGACCGCCGTCAACGGGACGAGCGGGTCACATTTCAAGGAGATTGATTTTACCTGGGCTGCGGAGTTatcggagatgaagaagacactGCAGTCGAGTCGGGAGGGGACGGATGCGCATACGGTGTTGAATGGTGATACAAG TGTTACGGCTCTTCGTGCCAATTTCTGGCATGTCCCTGATCTGGAGGGGCCGATTAATCTTGATGATTGA